AAACACAAAACCTATCTTAACTCCACGATTTATTCCCTCCTGTAGTGACGAACTGATGACAAAACTCCATGGCATCCAAAAGCAATATGATTTACCGGTCCAGTCACATTTATCCGAAAACATGGGTGAAGTCGAATGGGTCAAACAACTCTGTCCAGATTCCAAGTTTTATGGTGACGCGTATGACAAATATGGGATGTTTGGAAACGGCGCGTCTACGATTATGGCGCACTGCGTATGGGTTGAAGACGAGGAAACGGAGCTGCTCACGAAGAATCGGGTATTTGTCGCGCATTGCCCGGAGTCCAACATCAATCTTTCTTCAGGCATCGCGCCGATTCGTCAATTTTTGCGGAAAGGCGTTCCGGTCGGACTGGGCAGCGACATCGCCGCTGGTACAAAAACTCCCATATTCGACGCGATGGCCTCCGCTATTCGAGTCTCGAAGCTTTACTGGCGCTTGGTCGACTCCAACTCCAGGCCGCTATCGGTAGAAGAAGCGTTTTATCTTGGGACAGTGGGCGGCGGCGCGTTTTTTGGCAAAGTGGGCAGTTTTGAGAAAGACTTCGAATTTGACGCTATTGTCCTCGACGATTCCTCTATAGCGAGGGCCAGGGAACTTACTTTACTGGAAAGAGTCACGCAAATGATCTACCTCTTCGAGCAAAACCATATATTCGCAAAATATGCGCGCGGACGAAAATTGTACTCAAAAATAGCGTGAAGGAGTGTCAAGTTATGGCAGACAAAGAATTGCGAAACATTGTGGCGATCGAGAACATCTACAACCTGGACGGACGTGTACCTTTGGGGAAGGCCGTACCCTTTGGCCTGCAACATGTTATGGCTATGTTTCTGCCCAATATAGCCCCCATCATCATCATTGCGACGGCCTCCGGACTTGGCACCGCGCAACAAGCCATGTTGATTCAAAACGCGATGGTCGTGGCGGGTATCGCTTCCCTGTTGCAATTGTATCCTGTTTGGCGCATAGGCGCGAAGCTGCCCATCATCATGGGCGTCAGCTTTACCTTCGTCGCGGTTTTGTGCTCGATTGGCGCTAAATACGGCTACCCCGCCGTTGTAGGCGCGGTTCTGATCGGCGGTATATTTGAAGGTTGTCTGGGACTGACGGCCACATACTGGCGGCGCATCATCAGCCCGGTCGTATCGGCCACAGTGGTGACGACCACAGGCATCACGTTGCTCGCCGTGGGCGCGCGTTCTTTTGGCGGCGGCTACAGTCCCGATTTCGGATCTGCCACCAATCTCCTGATCGGCTCCGTCACTCTGGTGAGTTGTTTGCTGGTCAGTTGCTTCGCCAAGGGATTCTGGAAACAGTTGTCGATATTAGGCGGGTTGATCGTCGGCTATATCTTGTCCATTCTCCTCGGCAGGGTAGATTTTTCTTTAATTTTGAGCGGTGATATCGTTTCGTTACCTCACCTGCTTCCCTTCACTCCAGAGTTTCACGTCGGCCCCATTCTCAGCATAGCGGTGATATTCCTGGTGTCGGCCGCGGAAACCATCGGCGATACCTCCGCTATGGTGGCTACCGGATTGAATCGAGACATCACTGAAAAAGAAATCTCCGGTTCCCTGGGTTGCGACGGCTTCGGCAGCAGCATATCCTCGCTGTTCGGCTGCGCGCCTGTCACCTCTTTCAGCCAAAACGTGGGACTGATCGCCATGACCAAAGTGGTCAACCGCTTCACGATCATGACCGGCGCTTTGTGTATGGTGTTGGCGGGGCTGTTTCCGCCTCTCGGCGCCTTTTTCGCCACTCTGCCCGACGCCGTGTTGGGCGGCTGCACGATCATGATGTTCGGCTCCATCGTCATGGGCGGTGTTCAAATGTTCGGTCGCGACGGTTTCACCCAACGCAACGTCACCATCGCGGCCCTGTCCATCGCAATGGGAGTCGGGTTCACAGGAGTGCCGGAAATTTTCAGCATCCTGCCGACAATAGCGCAGGACGTGTTTGCCAACAACAGCATCGCTCTTTCGTTCATCGTTTCCGTCGTGTTGAATTTAGTTCTGCCTGAAGATATGGAAGTGAAGCGGGTAGAGGCCGAAAAGTAAAGCCCGCGAGGTAACTGAAATTCCGAATGAATGGAGTGGTGTGTGATGTCGAAGCTCGATAAGCCGGAGACGGAGGGGTCAGAGGCTTTCAAATTGATCGGCAAGCCCTTGGCGCGTCTCGACGGCTTGGAAAAGGTCACGGGCAAGGCTCTGTTTGTCGCGGATCTGGAGATTCCAGACGTTTGGCTGGCAGGGGTGTTGCGCTCGCCGGTGGCGGCGGGAAGGCTCAAAGGTATTGCGAAGGACCCCCATTTCGACTGGAGCAAGGTGACGGTGGTCACGGCGGAGGACCTGCCTGGCCCCAACGCGGTCTCAATGGTGAGGGACGACTACGAGGTCTTCGCCAAAGACAGGATCAGCTTCGCCACCCAAGCGCTGGCCGCAGTAGCCGCGCCGGACCGAGAAACCTTGGATAAGGCCCTTGCCAGTCTGAAAGCCGACGTGCTTCCAGAGGCGCCCATTTTGACTCTGGAGGATTCGATCAAGGCCGAAACCGTCATCTGGGGAACGAAGAACGTGATCGACGAGTTTCGCGTTCAGCGGGGAGACATGGAGAAGGGTTTCGCGGAAGCCGACGTCATCGTGGAGGGGACGTACCGCACGCCCTACCAAGAACACGTTTACTTGGAAACCCAGGGTATGGTGGCCTGGCCGAAGGCGGATGGCGCGATCGTCGAGGGCTCTATGCAGTGTCCTTACTACGTCCACGGCGCTTTGGCCAAGGCGTTGGCTATCGACACAAAGAACGTGACGGTGCGCCAGAGCGTCACGGGAGGCGGTTTTGGGGGCAAGGAGGACTACCCCTCGGTAATGGCCATTTGGGTGGCATTGCTGGCCAATACCTGCGGTCATCCGGTTAAGCTGGTTTACGACAGGAGCGAGGACCTTCTGGTTTCCACAAAACGTCATCCCTCCAAGGTTTATCATAAAACGGGCGTCAAGCGCGACGGAACCATCACGGCAATGGAGGTGGATATTCTGTTGGACGGAGGCGCGGCCACCACCATGAGCAAGGTGGTCCTGTCCCGTTCTATTTTGCATTGTACATGCGGTTACAAGGTCCTCAACGCCAATCTTCACGCGCGGGCCATGGCAACGAACTCTCCGCCCAACGGGGCTTTTCGGGGATTCGGCGCGCCCCAGAGCATTTTCGCTATGGAGCGTCAAATGGACAAGATCGCCTTTACCTTGGGGATGGACCCGCTCTCCGTGCGATTGAAAAACGTTCTCCGTCGAGGGGATTCCTTCCCTTATGGGCAGGTGATGGACGAGGGGGTCTTTGCCGCCGAGGTCCTTGAGGACGTGGCGGAACGGCTGGGCTATCGGGAAAAGCGGAAACGATACGCAGAACAGACGGGCCACGTTCGCCGGGGCATCGGTTTGTCGTTGTGTCTTCATGGTGGGGGGTTCACCGGCAGCGGCGAAGACAACATGGGAACGAAGGTCGAGGTCGAGGTTGTGCCTGGGGGCGTGGTGGAGGTTCTGGGCAGCAGCACGGACATGGGACAGGGAGCGTCCACGGTGTTGCCCATGATCGCGGCCGAAGCCCTCTCGTTGCCTCTGAGCAAGGTGCGCTATCCCCGTCCCGACACGTCCAGATCCCCCAACAGCGGACCGACCGTCGCCTCCCGCACGACAATGTACGTGGGCATGGTGGTGCGGGACGCCTCCCTGAATTTACTCGCAAAATTGAAAGCCTATGTTGAAGAAACTCATGGCGGCCCCGTTTCCTATAAAGAAGGAATTTTCTACGATTACGATGGAGAAGTCAAAATCATGGACTTCGACGAGGCTGCCTCACGGTGGTTCAAGGGAAAAGATGAAAAAGGCGAAAAAGGCAAAAAAGACCGCTTGCTCGGTGTCGCGAGCTACAAGCCCGACGCGTCCGCGGCCTGGGATGACGAAAAATACCAAGGCCACGCTTACAAAGGATACGCTTGGATGGCCCAAGCGGTGGAGGTCGAGGTGAACTGCGATACCTACGAGGTCACGCCCATAGACTCCGCCGTGGCCGTAGAGCTTGGCCGAGCCATCAACCCGGCGCAAATCGTGGGGCAGATCGAGGGCGGGGTGTTGCAGTCCTATGGCTGGAGCACCATCGAGGACCTTACCCTCACGCCGGAGGGGAAATACAGCACAGGACACCTGAACGCCTATTTGGTCCCCACGACGCTCGACACGCCTCATTTCGAGGTGCGGATCTTCGAGGATCCCTGTGCCGTGGGGCCCTACGGGGCCAAGGGCATAGGCGAGCTGCCAATGGACGGCGGAGCTCCCGCCGTGGCCGCGGCTGTGGAGAACGCCCTGGGCGTCGAGGCGATCGTGGACAAGGTGCCGCTCACGGGGGAGGAGTTGCACCGTTTGATGAGCATCCAGATGAGCATCCAATTGATGAGCATCCAACCCAAGGGGGCGTCGCTATGAAAATCGAACTCACGGTCAACGGGTCGCTGAGAACGGCCGAGGTCCACCCTATGACGCGGCTCCTGGACCTTTTGCGCGACGATATGCATTTGAAGGGCTGCAAAGAGGGATGCGGCGAGGGGGAGTGTGGGGCCTGTTCCATCATCATGGACGGTCGTTTGGTCAACGCCTGTATGGTCCCCTCCTTGCAGGCCGCGGGGTCCCAAATTCTTACCATCGAGGGGCTGGGAACCATGGAAAACCCCGACGCGCTGCAAACCGCCTTTGTGGAAGAAGGAGCCGTTCATTGCGGTTTTTGTACTCCAGGCATGATCATGGCGACCAGGGATTTGTTGCAGCGAAACGCGAAACCCTCCCTGGACGAGGTACGAGTGGCTCTGTCGGGCAACCTGTGTCGTTGCACAGGATACAATCGCATCTATGCCGCAGTCGAAAGCGCCGTTCAAAAGGGTTACAACCCCCAGTGGGAGGGTCTTTTATCGGATGAGAAAGCGGATGAGGAAGCCTCACGAAAAACGCGGGAAACGCGCCCAGAGTTTTCCAGCGCTGAAAAAGGCCGTTTTTTCAGCCCCAGCTCTTTGCGGGAGGCTCTAGAGATTTTATCGGACCAACCGAGCGCGCTGTTGCTGGCGGGTGGCACGGATATCGGCCCGGATATTAAAAACGGCAAGCTGGAGGTCAGCGGCGCGATGGACATCTTCGGCTTGAAGGAGCTGAAGGTCATTGAGCGCCGAAAAAATGAGGGAGGCCAGGACGATTGCATTTGCATCGGGGCCTGTGTCGCGGACGCGGAGATGGCGGAAAACCCCTTGGTCATCGAGTTTCTCCCCGCTTTGATGGAAGCCGCGCTTCGGAGCGCCGGCCCGGCGGTTCGCAACCGGGCCACTATGGGGGGAAACGTCTGCACGGCCTCCGGAGCCGCGGACCTGCCCGTCGCGCTTCTGGCCTTGGGGGGACGGGTGCGGCTCCAAAGCAAGAGCGGCGAGCGCGTCCTGGACGTGGAGAAGTTTATTAAAGGATACCGGAAAACGGACCTTCAACCGGGCGAATTGTTACGGGAATTCATTGTTCCCATGCCAGAGCCTGGGGCGCAGAAATTTTACAAGCGGGGTTCGCGGGCGGCTCTAACCCTTTCACGCGCCTCTCTGGCCTTTGTGGCTGGTGTGGAAGAGAACAACGGAAAAAAGACGATCACCAGCTTCCGCGCCGCTGCGGGAAGCATGTCTCCGATCCCCACGCGATTGCGGAGGCTCGAATCCGTGCTGACTGGTCAATTTCTCACTTCTGAGCTGATCTTAAAGGCGGTGGAGACAATCAAGAGCGAATTGAACCCGCGCAAATCCGCCGCGTACCGTAAGGACCTGGCGGGGAATTTGACGCGGCGTTTTCTGGAGAATTTGTAACCGTCACCTTCACGTTATCATCTGCGTTAGGTACTAAATACGAATCCCCGGTTTTGCCGGGGATTCGTGTTTGTGGCTGAAGGCGTAGCTTTTGGCGGCCTAGGCCATCTATGACAAAAATGATATATCACAATGCTATTTTCATCCCTTCGCAAATTTATCTATTTTTTTAAGATAATACGTAAGTAAGTTGTGTAGGGAAGTAGGGGGTAAACTACGCAGCTCAGAATATAATAATTTCAATATGGCTAGAAAACTAGAAAATGAAATGAGAGAGGGGCTGGGAGGGATTGAGTATGTTCCAATCACTCACTTTTAGGGGTGGAGTACATCCACCGGGTAGTAAGGAAATTACGGCGAATAAAGAAATAGAGGCCTTGCATCCTCGCGGTGATCTCGTCTACCCAATGTCGCAGCACATCGGAGCGCCTTGTGTTTCGCTCGTGAAAAAAGGCGACAAAGTTTTATCCGGGCAGAAAATAGCGGACTCAGAGGCATTCGTCTCCGCTCCGGTATTGTCATCTGTCTCTGGGACTGTAAAGGACATCGGGATGAGGATGACGATACCGGGAAGTTTCGAACCCTGCGTGATCGTTGAAAATGACGGGCTCTTCAAGTGCGGCTCGGCTCTGTCTCCTCACGAGGATTTCCATTTGTTGGAGCCTAAAGAGTGCGTTAAAATCATTCGCGAAGCGGGAATTGTCGGTATGGGTGGAGCAACCTTCCCGACTCATGTTAAACTCTCGCCGCCGCCTGGAAAAAACATCCGGTGGGTCATTGTCAACGGCGTTGAGTGCGAACCGTTTCTCAATTGCGATAACCGACTGATGCTTGAGCGACCGGAGCCCATTCTAGGAGGCTTAGAGATATGTCTGCGCCTTTTCCCGGAAGCCGAGGGAGTCATCGCCATAGAAGCCAACAAGCCGGAAGCCATTGAACGGATGCAAAAAGAAAACTTCGGGCGAGAACTTCCGCCAAGCGGTAAAAGTATCCGTATCATGCCTCATGAGGTGAAATATCCTCAGGGCGCGGAAAAAATGCTGATCTACACGGTGACGGGACGGGAAATTCCTCCCGGTACTCTTCCGGCGGATGTGGGCTGCCTGGTGCTCAATGTTCAAACCTTATTTCATATCTGGATGGCAGTCATCGAGGGCATTCCGGTCATGGAGCGTATCGTCTCCGTAACTGGAGACGCCGTGGCGAAGCCCGGAAACTTTCTCGTTCCGTTGGGGATCTCCGTGCGTGAACTCATCGACGCGGCCGGAGGGTTCACCGAAGAGCCCGCGAAGCTCCTGTCCGGCGGGCCGATGATGGGGCTCTCCATGAGGTCACTTGATGTTCCCGTCACGAAGGGGACGTCCGGTATCCTCGCTCTCACAGCGCGGTCTGCGCCGCAATTGGAGGAGTCGAACTGTATCCGCTGTGCTCGATGCGTCGATGCCTGCCCCATGGGACTGGTTCCGTCCTCGCTCGACCGTGCCGCGAGATTGCGAGACTATGTGGAATTTGAGGCGATGGGTGGGATGAATTGCATCGAATGCGGAAGCTGCACCTACAGGTGTCCCGCGAGACGATATCTCACCCAGACATGTAGAAACGGCAAAGCTGGGGTGACGGTTGCTCGCAAAAGAGCAGAAGAAGTGAAAAAAACAGCGGAAAGAACAGGTGAAACGAAGTGAGTCGTCTGCTTGTGGTTGCAAGTTCGCCACATATACGATCTGAAATGGATACGGCGCGGATCATGAGCTGGGTGCTGATTGCGCTGGCGCCGGCCGGGCTTGCCGGAGTTTTTTTCTTGGGCGCGCGTTCGATTCTAGTCGCCGCAGTCTGTGTCATCTCTTGCGTGGTGGTTGAGGCCGTTTGGCAAAAGCTTTCGAAGCAGAAAATCACCGTGTCAGACTTGTCCGCCGCTGTGACGGGGCTGCTTCTCGCCTACAACGTTCCACCCACGATTCCCCTGTGGATGGTGGTGTGCGGTTCCGCCTTCGCTATGATCATCGTTAAACATTTCTTCGGCGGGTTGGGACAGAATATCGTGAATCCGGCTCTGGCAGGGCGCGTGATGATGCTTATCTGTTGGCCCGTCGCCATGACTACCTGGACCCTGCACGGGGTCAGCGGTCCTACACCGCTCGCGCTTCTCAAGGGCGTTGATGGCATTAGTGGGGCTACGGCGCTACCGTCCCTTATGGACGTCTTGATTGGTAACACCGGGGGCTGTATCGGCGAGATATCCGCTTTGGCTTTACTCCTCGGTGGCGGCGTCCTGTTTTTCAAGGGCATCATCTCATGGAGAATTCCCGTTACGTATATCGCCACAGTCGCGGCCATGTCCGCGGTCTTCGGACGCTCGGGTGGTCCATTATTTGAAATTATGACCGGCGGTCTGATGCTAGGGGCCATTTTTATGGCGACGGACTACACGACAAGCCCCATGACACCCAAAGGCCAGTTCATATTCGCTTTTGGCTGCGGATTGCTCACCGCGCTAATCCGAACTTTCGGAGGATACCCGGAGGGCGTGTCCTACTCTATTTTAATTATGAACACTATCGTTCCGATTATCGATAGGATGACGGCGCCACGTATTTTTGGTGAGTTTAGGGAGGCAAAAAAATATGGCAGCAAGTGACGGGCAGGCGTTGTCTTTCAACGATGGCGAGACTGAAAACAGAGCTGAAAACAAAAAGAAAATTCTCCGGCTGGGGTTGATTCTTTTCACTGTCGCCGCTATAACAGGCATCATTCTGGGAATCGTTTACCAAATCACGCTTGAACCAATACGTGAGACACAGGAGCGGCTTCGCGGCGCGGCGCTGTCTGGAGCGCTTCCAGAGGCGAAGTCGTTCTCGCTGGTCGAGATCGTGCCGGACGCGGACCCGATGATCGTAGACGTGCAAGAAGCCTTGGACGGAGACCAGTTAGTGGGATACTGTCTGACGTTAACGTCCAAAGGATACGGCGGGCCGCTCGAAATTGTCGTCGGAATCACGGAGACGGGGAAGCTTCGGGCTATTCGTATTCTCAGCCATTCCGAAACGCCGGGGCTGGGTGCAAAGGCTCCGCTCCCAGTCTTTTCAGGCCAGTACGAGAACCGGGAGGCGGAGAAGCTGATCCTCGTGAAGACCGCGCCTGAGAGAGACAATGAAGTGCAGGCCATATCGGGGGCGACTATTACCTCAACCGCCGTAACAGACGGAGTGAACGCCGCTTTAGACTATTGGAGGAATCACCTCAAAACAACCTTGCGGGAAGGAACTGAAGACGAAGAGGAAGAGGAAGGAACTGAAGATGAACCCTTTTAAAATTATCAAAAACGGCATCATCGACGAGAGTCCAACGCTGGTGCAGTGTATCGGGTTGTGCCCTACTCTGGCGGTCTCCACTAACGCCACCAACGGGGTCGGTATGGGACTAGCGGCGGCAGCGGTTCTGATCGGCTCGAACATGGCCGTGTCGGCCCTACGTAAATTCGTTCCAAACGAGATTCGCATTCCCATCTTCATCGTGTTGATTGCGGGTTTCGTCACGGTAGTCCAGCTCTTGATTTCCGGGTTCGCCCCGGAATTGGACAAGTCTCTGGGGATATTCATCCCGCTCATCGTGGTTAACTGCATCATTTTGGCACGTGCGGAGGCGTTTGCGTTCAAAAACGGAGTAATCGCCTCATTTTTCGATGGTATTGGAATGGGGTTAGGCTTCACTTTCGCCCTGACGTTGATCGGCGCTGTACGAGAATTTCTCGGTAATGGTACGATCTTCGATATCGTGTTGACCCCAATGGGCTACCAGCCAGCGTTACTTGTCATCCTCGCTCCGGGAGGTTTCATCACTCTGGGAATCTTCATGGCCATTTTCCGCTTCCTCCGAAATCGGGCCGCGGAGAAAAAAGGCGCTGTTCCCCCCGATGACGCTTTGTGCTCCGCCTGTGGCGCGTGTGCCGCGTGCGGCAAGGCCGAAGAAAAGGCTTAGGGAAGAGCTATGGATTTGCTCTGGATATTGCTCGGCTCGATGTTCGTCAACAACATCATTTTTTCGCGCTTCCTCGGTTGTTGCCCGTTTTTGGGGGTATCGACCAAGACAGACACGGCGAAGGGCATGGGCGTAGCTGTTATTTTTGTGCTGGTCTTGGCCGCCGTCATGACATGGCTCGCTTTCCACATGGTGCTTGTCCCACTGGGACTGGAGTACCTCTACACTCTGTCGTTTATCCTGATCATCGCGGCTCTGGTTCAGTTCGTGGAACTGGTTCTGAAGAAGATCAATCCGGTGTTGTATAAATCTCTGGGGATATTTCTGCCTCTAATCACGACAAACTGCGCAGTTCTGGGCGTCGCCGTCATCAACATGAACGAGAACTACACGCTGGCCGAATCCGTTGTGAACGCGCTCGGTTCATCAATGGGCTTTCTTCTGGCGCTTCTTTTGATGTCTGGCATTCGGGAACGTATCGATCGCAACACGAACGTCCCTCAATGTCTTCAGGGTTTGCCAATCGCGCTCGTCACCGCTGGGTTAATGTCGATGGCCTTCATGGGGTTCGCGGGAATCATCAAGTAAAAATCATCAAGTACCTGAAATATAGGAGGTGGCGGTGTGATTTCAATCGAGGGGGTCCTTTGGCCCACCGTCGTGATGGGCGTTCTGGGATTAGTGTTCGGGGCATTGCTCGCGTTCGCCTCGATAAAATTTTTTGTGAAGACGGACGAGAGAGTTTCGATGATCCGAGAAATACTGCCAGGGGCGAACTGCGGAGGTTGCGGCTATCCTGGCTGTGACGGTTACGCCAATGGAGTGGTCAATGAGGGAGCCAAAATGAATCTCTGCGCCGCCGGAGGCCCAGTGGTGGCGCAAAAGATAGCGGAGATCATGGGAGTTACGGTGGAGCAAGAGGACTCCACGCCATTACGCGCGGTTCTACGATGCGCGGGTTCTCCTCGCTCTTCGGCCCGCAACGTAGTCTACGACGGAATACAGGACTGCCGATCAGCGGCGGTTCTGCCGGGTGGTTCACCCAATGCCTGTCCATTCAGCTGCATGGGGTTGGGGACGTGCGTCAAGGTCTGTCCTTTCGGCGCAATGTCCATTGTCGACGGGCTTGCCTCCATTGACCCGAAAAAATGTGTTGGCTGCGGCGCGTGTATTTCGGCCTGTCCTAAGTCTGTCTTGACTTTGGCGCCGAACACATCGGTGGCATGGGTTACCTGTAACTCGAAATGGAAGGGGCCGGACGTAAAGAAAGTCTGCTCCGTCGGGTGTATTGGGTGTTCCCTCTGTGCCAGGGTCTGTCCGGAGAAGGCGATCGCCGTGGATGGAAATCTGGCTGTGATCGACTTTGCAAAATGTACCGGTTGCGGCATGTGCATGGCTAAATGCCCTGCGGGATGCATCAACGCCCCTGTACCCATCGCCAAGGCCGTCTGAGACAATGGCCAGTTTTTTCCGGTTCTGGTCTGCTCTTAAAATTTTCTTTTGCTGTGTCGCCGTTTTTGCTGTTGCGGAGTTCGTTTATCTGAACAGAAGCGCGTCAGCTCCCATTGTACTTGAACGCTCTGGACTGGGCATGAACACTTTGATGACGCTTTCCGTCGAGGCGCCGCGAAAAATGGGAGAGGAAGTTTTGGACGCGTCTTTTTCCCTGTTGAGTACTTTGGATGGTGCCTTGTCTCGGTATAAAGTAAGTTCGGACATCTCGAACATCAACGCCGCGTCGGGCGTTTCCACTGTGCAGGTAGGCAAAGAGACCGTCGCTGTTTTGAGCATCGCCAAGGAGATCGCGGAAAAAACCGGTGGCTATTTCGACCCCACCGTGGGACCACTAACCGACCTCTGGCGCATTCTTGCAAAGGACAATCACTGGGATTTTCCCTCCGAAGACCAGGTCTCGGTTGCTCGTGCTCTTGTCGATTATCGTGAACTCATTATATCTAGGGACAGTTCTCTTTCGCCGGAGGACTCGGCCCTCATCCGCCTGAATTTGGCAGGAGCGGCGTTGGATCTTGGAGGTATCGCTAAGGGTTATGCGGCGGACCAAGTCGCTGATCTCTGCAAAGCTCAGGGTATTCGCTCCGCGATGATCGACCTTGGAGGCAATCTGATGATTTTAGGACCCCGAATGGGGGAATCCCCTTGGAGGATCGGTATTCGGCATCCCTTGAAAAACCGGGCGGAGGACAGAGCTGTTATTTGTACGTTAGAGTTCGAACTTACCTCAGGTGAGATGATTTCCCTTTCCACCTCCGGCTCTTACGAGCGTTTTCGGGAGATTGACGGCAAGAGG
The Synergistaceae bacterium genome window above contains:
- a CDS encoding electron transport complex subunit E is translated as MNPFKIIKNGIIDESPTLVQCIGLCPTLAVSTNATNGVGMGLAAAAVLIGSNMAVSALRKFVPNEIRIPIFIVLIAGFVTVVQLLISGFAPELDKSLGIFIPLIVVNCIILARAEAFAFKNGVIASFFDGIGMGLGFTFALTLIGAVREFLGNGTIFDIVLTPMGYQPALLVILAPGGFITLGIFMAIFRFLRNRAAEKKGAVPPDDALCSACGACAACGKAEEKA
- a CDS encoding electron transport complex protein RnfA, with the translated sequence MDLLWILLGSMFVNNIIFSRFLGCCPFLGVSTKTDTAKGMGVAVIFVLVLAAVMTWLAFHMVLVPLGLEYLYTLSFILIIAALVQFVELVLKKINPVLYKSLGIFLPLITTNCAVLGVAVINMNENYTLAESVVNALGSSMGFLLALLLMSGIRERIDRNTNVPQCLQGLPIALVTAGLMSMAFMGFAGIIK
- a CDS encoding RnfABCDGE type electron transport complex subunit B, translated to MISIEGVLWPTVVMGVLGLVFGALLAFASIKFFVKTDERVSMIREILPGANCGGCGYPGCDGYANGVVNEGAKMNLCAAGGPVVAQKIAEIMGVTVEQEDSTPLRAVLRCAGSPRSSARNVVYDGIQDCRSAAVLPGGSPNACPFSCMGLGTCVKVCPFGAMSIVDGLASIDPKKCVGCGACISACPKSVLTLAPNTSVAWVTCNSKWKGPDVKKVCSVGCIGCSLCARVCPEKAIAVDGNLAVIDFAKCTGCGMCMAKCPAGCINAPVPIAKAV
- a CDS encoding FAD:protein FMN transferase, with product MASFFRFWSALKIFFCCVAVFAVAEFVYLNRSASAPIVLERSGLGMNTLMTLSVEAPRKMGEEVLDASFSLLSTLDGALSRYKVSSDISNINAASGVSTVQVGKETVAVLSIAKEIAEKTGGYFDPTVGPLTDLWRILAKDNHWDFPSEDQVSVARALVDYRELIISRDSSLSPEDSALIRLNLAGAALDLGGIAKGYAADQVADLCKAQGIRSAMIDLGGNLMILGPRMGESPWRIGIRHPLKNRAEDRAVICTLEFELTSGEMISLSTSGSYERFREIDGKRLSHVFDPRTGFPVETSLLSVSVLDSCSAKADALSTAFLVMGEEKAREVLSSSFPSTEAVFLYLGPNEKITASLTQGLRKYLKFMDTETVFER